The following coding sequences are from one Granulicella arctica window:
- a CDS encoding zinc metalloprotease HtpX — translation MNTFKSTLLLATLTLFLIFVGDRVGGQNGMLLALVLSVAFNFGSYFYSDKLALAMYRAQPVTRAELPRAYEVVERLTAKQGLPMPRIYVLPTESPNAFATGRNPQHASVAVTHGILQLLDDEELEGVLAHELGHVRNRDILTSSIAATLAGAITMIARMGYFASLFGGYGGGRDSRERGGGMSGLFMIILAPIAASLIQLAISRSREYEADATGAALTGNPYALARALQKLDNYSRRIPMQASPSTAHLFIVAPLLGSGGFGNLFSTHPPIKDRIERLIGRDHI, via the coding sequence ATGAATACCTTCAAATCGACACTGCTGCTTGCTACGCTGACTCTCTTCCTCATCTTTGTCGGGGACCGAGTCGGCGGCCAGAACGGAATGCTGCTCGCGCTGGTCCTCTCAGTAGCATTCAACTTCGGCAGTTACTTTTACTCGGACAAGCTGGCGCTGGCCATGTACCGTGCTCAGCCAGTCACACGCGCCGAGCTGCCCCGAGCCTACGAAGTCGTCGAACGGCTGACTGCGAAACAGGGCCTCCCCATGCCAAGGATCTACGTCCTGCCCACGGAGTCGCCAAACGCCTTCGCGACTGGGCGCAACCCGCAACATGCGTCGGTCGCAGTGACACATGGGATTCTCCAGCTTCTCGATGACGAAGAGTTGGAAGGCGTCTTGGCACATGAACTAGGCCATGTAAGAAATCGCGATATCCTCACCAGCTCTATCGCCGCTACTCTAGCCGGAGCAATCACCATGATTGCCCGCATGGGCTACTTTGCCTCGCTCTTTGGTGGCTATGGCGGTGGACGCGACAGCCGTGAGCGCGGTGGAGGCATGAGCGGACTCTTCATGATCATCCTCGCTCCCATCGCCGCCTCGCTCATCCAGCTAGCCATCTCGCGTTCGCGAGAGTACGAAGCAGACGCAACCGGAGCAGCGCTTACCGGCAATCCTTATGCCCTCGCCCGAGCCCTGCAAAAGCTCGACAACTATTCGCGGCGCATCCCGATGCAGGCTTCGCCATCGACGGCCCACCTCTTCATTGTGGCTCCCCTGCTTGGCAGCGGCGGCTTCGGCAACCTGTTCTCCACACACCCTCCCATCAAGGACCGGATCGAACGCCTCATCGGTCGGGACCACATCTAG
- a CDS encoding DUF4149 domain-containing protein translates to MVTWVGGLMFFAFVLAPVAFHILPSTHEAGLVVGGTLIVLHRIGMACGTLFLLATSILWLSRRADRRTGYLIQLALVAIMLSITAYLQNSVLPRMERDRVQAGGDIDATPTDDPARRDFERLHPLSERFEGVALLAGLGIVFLMATQSDAPETVNS, encoded by the coding sequence ATGGTGACATGGGTCGGCGGCCTCATGTTCTTCGCCTTCGTTCTGGCGCCGGTAGCCTTCCATATTCTGCCAAGCACTCATGAGGCAGGCCTCGTAGTCGGGGGCACTCTGATCGTCCTGCATCGCATCGGCATGGCATGTGGAACGCTCTTCCTGCTTGCGACATCCATTCTCTGGCTGAGTCGCCGGGCCGACCGGCGTACAGGCTATCTCATCCAGCTAGCCCTCGTCGCCATCATGCTTTCCATTACCGCGTATCTACAAAACAGCGTGCTACCCAGGATGGAGCGCGACCGCGTCCAAGCGGGTGGCGATATCGATGCTACGCCGACGGACGATCCAGCGCGGCGAGACTTCGAACGGCTCCATCCGCTGTCGGAGCGGTTCGAAGGCGTCGCACTACTCGCCGGTCTCGGAATTGTTTTCCTGATGGCTACCCAGTCTGACGCGCCGGAGACGGTAAACTCGTAA
- a CDS encoding ZIP family metal transporter produces MLAASLLEMVPEGLHVNPKWAPVLILLGYCGVHLLEHTLVPHFHFGEETHHHNVSVKTSYSVLLGLATHTFFDGIAIGSGFVLSDWLGWIIFIAVFLHKIPEGFTVASVMLAGGQSRRAALNSALFLGATTVLGVLVISLVPRLVSAGLPLSAGVTIYVAATDLVPEVNREPGIRMALVFFAGVVIFFLLRLL; encoded by the coding sequence ATGCTAGCAGCATCCCTTTTGGAGATGGTCCCAGAAGGACTGCACGTCAACCCCAAATGGGCTCCGGTTCTCATTCTGCTGGGCTATTGCGGGGTACATCTGCTGGAACATACCCTCGTTCCTCACTTCCACTTCGGCGAAGAGACGCATCATCACAATGTGTCCGTAAAAACCAGCTACTCCGTGCTGTTGGGTCTCGCAACGCACACCTTCTTCGATGGCATCGCAATCGGATCTGGGTTCGTGCTGTCGGATTGGCTGGGATGGATCATCTTCATCGCCGTCTTTCTGCACAAGATCCCCGAGGGCTTCACTGTTGCCAGCGTCATGCTGGCTGGCGGTCAAAGCAGGCGCGCTGCCCTCAATTCGGCGCTATTTCTCGGTGCAACGACTGTGCTGGGCGTTCTTGTCATTAGCCTTGTACCACGCCTTGTCTCAGCGGGATTGCCGCTCTCCGCAGGAGTGACTATATACGTTGCAGCAACGGATCTAGTACCCGAAGTAAATCGCGAGCCAGGCATACGCATGGCCCTTGTCTTCTTTGCCGGGGTGGTTATCTTCTTCCTGTTACGCCTGTTGTAA
- a CDS encoding DUF2007 domain-containing protein — protein sequence MANDLERRLTQMTDDELSHLGAQYHSLTDEAQGLVRAEFKRRSMEAPLIEEEPLVAAFESVSTIRQYRDQAEALLARSVLESAGISCYLRDENTIRMDWLWSNLMGGIRLQVADKDVQAAEALLTQPIPKSIAVAGEPDYEQPHCPRCQSLDVSFESTDAKVGATSILLFGFPLLFRSRETIGIAMPAGATGRMIRKILSSKAGQMKLAR from the coding sequence ATGGCCAACGACCTTGAACGTCGATTGACGCAGATGACGGATGATGAACTGAGCCACTTGGGCGCGCAGTATCATTCGCTGACGGATGAGGCGCAGGGTCTGGTCCGGGCAGAGTTCAAGCGACGGTCGATGGAAGCGCCGCTGATTGAAGAAGAACCTTTGGTTGCGGCGTTCGAGAGTGTGAGCACTATCCGTCAGTATCGTGATCAGGCTGAGGCGTTGCTGGCTCGGAGTGTTCTCGAATCGGCGGGTATTTCCTGCTATCTCCGCGATGAAAACACTATTCGCATGGACTGGTTGTGGTCGAATCTGATGGGTGGGATTCGCTTACAGGTAGCGGATAAGGATGTGCAGGCGGCAGAGGCGCTGCTCACTCAGCCGATTCCGAAGAGCATCGCGGTAGCAGGGGAGCCGGATTACGAGCAGCCACATTGTCCACGGTGTCAGTCGCTCGATGTTAGTTTCGAGAGTACGGATGCCAAGGTGGGTGCGACCTCGATTCTGCTGTTCGGCTTTCCGCTCCTATTCCGATCGAGAGAGACTATTGGCATTGCCATGCCTGCGGGTGCAACTGGGCGGATGATTCGGAAGATACTCTCGTCCAAAGCTGGCCAAATGAAGTTGGCACGATAG
- a CDS encoding fumarylacetoacetate hydrolase family protein: protein MKFVTFTSASNLVQTPGILINQNEVVDLSGLGYRSLLALIEDGAKGLEGAKTAVATGPRLSLAEVTLHAPIPRPPRIFGIGLNYQSHAAESKMAVQKVPTVFLKLSSSVVGPDAPIVLPKISTQPDYEAELGFVIGKSGYQISAASAMEHVFGYTIVNDVSARDIQLATSQWTLGKSFPGFTPIGPAITTVDEVADPHSLDISLTIDGETLQNANTRDLIFKIPALIEYLSSTTPLEAGDIISTGTPEGVGLGRTPQRWLKPNEEIVITIAGLGELRNRTVDE, encoded by the coding sequence ATGAAGTTTGTCACGTTTACCTCCGCCTCCAATCTTGTTCAGACACCCGGTATTCTTATCAATCAGAACGAGGTCGTTGATCTTTCGGGATTGGGTTATCGCTCGCTGCTTGCTCTCATCGAAGATGGGGCGAAGGGCCTTGAAGGCGCAAAGACGGCGGTTGCCACGGGGCCTCGGTTGTCGCTTGCTGAGGTGACGCTGCATGCGCCGATTCCACGCCCGCCCCGGATCTTCGGCATCGGGTTGAACTATCAGAGCCACGCCGCGGAATCGAAGATGGCTGTGCAAAAGGTTCCAACGGTATTCCTGAAGTTGTCGAGCTCCGTTGTCGGTCCCGATGCTCCTATCGTGCTGCCGAAGATTAGCACGCAGCCTGATTATGAGGCTGAGCTTGGCTTTGTCATTGGCAAGTCTGGGTACCAGATCTCTGCGGCGTCAGCGATGGAGCATGTCTTTGGCTACACTATCGTGAACGATGTGAGTGCCCGCGATATCCAACTTGCTACGTCGCAGTGGACGCTGGGCAAGTCCTTCCCGGGCTTCACTCCGATTGGCCCTGCGATTACAACCGTGGACGAGGTCGCCGACCCTCACTCGCTGGACATCAGCCTTACGATTGATGGTGAGACGCTTCAGAATGCGAACACGCGCGACTTGATCTTCAAAATTCCTGCGCTGATCGAGTACCTCTCGAGTACGACGCCGCTTGAGGCGGGAGACATTATCAGCACCGGGACGCCGGAGGGCGTTGGACTGGGGCGCACGCCGCAGCGATGGCTGAAGCCTAACGAGGAGATCGTCATCACGATCGCTGGGCTTGGTGAGCTTCGCAACCGAACGGTGGACGAATAG
- a CDS encoding enolase C-terminal domain-like protein — protein sequence MGAPTLNEIQITAVRVIDLRFPTSREHIGSDAVNKDPDYSAAYCILETNSGFEGHGLTFTLGRGTDLVVQALEYLTRYVVNRTLSSITDDLRAFVRQLTDDTQFRWLGPEKGVIHLATGALINAVWDLYARVEGRPLWQLLAEMEPARLLQAVDFRYIDDAISEPEALDLLMARRVGYADRLALLQKQGYPAYTTSVGWFGYSEEKIRRLCKEALAEGWTYFKLKVGGDPVDDLRRGHIVREEIGWTHKLMVDANQKWGVREAIERTRQLAELDPWWMEEPTSPDDILGHARIRREAKPVRIATGEHVQNRIIFKQLLQAEAIDVLQLDSCRVAGVNENLAILLLAAKFDIPVCPHAGGVGLCEYVQHLSAFDFLSVSTSMENRVIEFVDHLHEHFLDPVVIRNGRYQLPTRPGYSIEIWKESLTRFAYPKGEAWSQHA from the coding sequence ATGGGAGCACCCACATTGAACGAGATTCAGATTACAGCTGTTCGCGTTATTGATCTCCGCTTTCCTACCTCGCGCGAGCATATCGGCTCCGATGCGGTGAACAAGGATCCCGATTACTCTGCTGCGTACTGCATCCTGGAGACGAACTCCGGATTCGAAGGTCATGGTTTGACGTTTACGTTGGGCCGGGGCACGGACTTGGTCGTCCAAGCACTTGAGTACCTGACGCGGTATGTGGTCAATCGAACGCTGTCCTCCATCACGGACGACCTACGTGCATTTGTGCGGCAGCTCACCGATGACACGCAGTTCCGTTGGCTGGGGCCGGAGAAGGGAGTGATCCATCTCGCTACCGGAGCTCTGATCAACGCAGTGTGGGACCTGTATGCGCGGGTCGAAGGCAGGCCGTTGTGGCAGTTGCTAGCCGAGATGGAGCCAGCGCGACTATTGCAGGCTGTAGACTTTCGCTACATTGACGATGCAATCTCTGAGCCGGAAGCACTGGATTTGCTGATGGCGCGGCGTGTGGGCTATGCGGATCGGCTTGCGCTTCTACAGAAGCAGGGTTACCCAGCGTACACGACTTCGGTGGGATGGTTTGGCTACAGCGAAGAGAAAATTCGCCGCTTATGCAAGGAGGCGCTAGCCGAAGGGTGGACGTATTTCAAGCTGAAGGTCGGCGGCGATCCAGTCGATGATCTGCGACGTGGTCACATTGTGCGCGAAGAGATTGGCTGGACCCACAAGTTGATGGTCGATGCGAATCAGAAGTGGGGAGTACGGGAGGCTATCGAGCGCACCCGCCAACTCGCGGAGCTTGACCCATGGTGGATGGAGGAGCCGACCAGTCCCGATGATATTCTTGGCCACGCTCGCATCCGTCGCGAGGCAAAGCCGGTCCGCATTGCGACGGGCGAGCATGTACAGAACCGCATCATCTTCAAGCAACTGTTACAAGCTGAAGCTATCGATGTACTACAGCTCGATAGCTGTCGCGTCGCGGGTGTCAATGAGAACCTGGCTATCCTGCTGCTGGCGGCGAAGTTCGATATTCCGGTCTGTCCGCACGCGGGTGGAGTAGGGTTATGTGAGTATGTGCAGCATCTTTCGGCTTTTGACTTCCTTTCGGTATCGACCTCAATGGAGAACCGTGTGATCGAATTCGTCGATCACCTCCACGAGCATTTTCTTGACCCTGTGGTTATTCGTAATGGTCGCTATCAACTTCCGACGCGTCCCGGCTATAGCATTGAAATTTGGAAAGAATCCCTAACTCGTTTTGCCTATCCAAAGGGCGAAGCATGGAGCCAACACGCATGA
- a CDS encoding SDR family NAD(P)-dependent oxidoreductase, producing MENSVPDAFRLDGQVALVTGGASGIGAATCRELARAGAQVLIADLNLTAATSLAEQLPGAKALSMDVTDAASITTALGQVSKLDILVNNAGIGLVGDITRTSEEDFSRVMRVNVHSVFLVTQTAFPLLLASRGSIINIGSVAGSVGVKQRFAYCASKGAVQAMTRQIAVDYPKELRINCIAPGTVQTPFVEGYLDKYHAHEKEKVRAELVARQPIGRLGTPEDIASLIRYLCSREAEFINGAVIPIDGGWTAA from the coding sequence ATGGAAAATTCTGTCCCGGATGCTTTTCGTCTGGATGGGCAAGTTGCTCTTGTTACTGGAGGGGCTAGCGGTATCGGCGCGGCAACCTGCCGAGAGCTGGCGCGAGCCGGGGCCCAGGTCCTCATTGCCGATCTAAACCTGACAGCCGCGACGAGCCTTGCGGAGCAGCTTCCGGGAGCGAAGGCGCTCTCGATGGATGTGACCGATGCTGCATCGATCACTACTGCACTAGGGCAGGTTTCGAAGCTCGATATTCTCGTCAATAACGCCGGTATCGGCCTGGTCGGAGATATTACGCGCACATCGGAGGAGGATTTTTCCCGCGTCATGCGCGTGAATGTTCACTCCGTATTTCTGGTAACGCAGACGGCATTTCCATTGCTGCTGGCGAGCCGTGGAAGCATCATCAATATCGGTTCGGTTGCCGGGTCGGTAGGGGTGAAACAGCGGTTTGCCTACTGCGCCAGCAAAGGTGCGGTGCAGGCAATGACTCGTCAGATCGCGGTCGATTATCCGAAAGAGCTCCGCATCAACTGCATCGCTCCTGGGACCGTGCAGACGCCGTTTGTGGAAGGGTATCTGGACAAGTATCACGCGCATGAGAAGGAGAAGGTGCGCGCGGAGCTGGTGGCTCGCCAGCCTATTGGCCGACTGGGCACACCGGAGGACATCGCTTCGCTTATCCGCTATCTCTGCTCCCGAGAGGCCGAGTTCATTAATGGCGCAGTTATTCCAATCGATGGTGGTTGGACTGCAGCCTAG
- a CDS encoding L-rhamnose mutarotase has translation MPRHCLTLDLRDDAHAISEYKRYHEKIWPEVKESLFTAGVLDMEIYLLETRMFMIMDVSDEFTMARKATMDLANPKVQEWETIMHGFQQDLPWAKPGEKWIPMEKVFSLAAQ, from the coding sequence ATGCCACGACACTGTCTAACACTCGATCTGCGAGACGATGCCCACGCCATCTCCGAGTACAAGCGATACCATGAAAAGATCTGGCCCGAGGTGAAAGAAAGCCTCTTCACAGCTGGAGTCCTCGATATGGAGATCTACCTGCTCGAAACCCGTATGTTCATGATCATGGACGTCTCCGACGAATTCACCATGGCCCGCAAAGCAACAATGGACCTAGCCAACCCAAAGGTTCAGGAGTGGGAGACCATCATGCACGGCTTCCAGCAGGACCTGCCTTGGGCAAAACCGGGCGAAAAGTGGATTCCTATGGAGAAGGTTTTCAGTCTTGCTGCACAATAG
- the yihA gene encoding ribosome biogenesis GTP-binding protein YihA/YsxC: MRLSPVFLLSATDVAHFPTEARTHGAPEIAFLGRSNVGKSSLINALLGSKEAHVSSTPGRTRAINFFALHEGAGEKKKVKPTLIFADLPGYGYAKISKSISSEWPTFIEPYLSERETLALGICLVDTNIPPQPSDTQLIHYFQQTQRPYLVVGTKADRLSNNVLAKSLAALKQAHEIEEILPVSAKTDAGTKALWGRLMAVAE, from the coding sequence ATGCGTCTAAGTCCCGTCTTTCTCCTCTCCGCCACCGACGTGGCTCACTTCCCTACCGAAGCCAGGACGCACGGCGCGCCCGAGATTGCCTTCCTCGGCCGCTCCAATGTAGGCAAGTCATCCCTGATCAACGCGCTGCTTGGATCCAAGGAGGCGCACGTCTCCTCCACCCCCGGACGCACGCGCGCCATCAATTTCTTCGCTTTGCACGAGGGAGCTGGAGAAAAAAAGAAGGTAAAGCCTACACTCATCTTCGCCGACCTGCCCGGCTATGGATACGCCAAAATCTCCAAGTCCATCTCGTCAGAGTGGCCGACGTTCATCGAGCCGTATCTCTCCGAACGTGAAACGCTGGCGCTCGGCATATGCCTCGTCGACACCAACATTCCTCCGCAGCCCAGCGACACGCAGCTCATTCACTACTTCCAGCAGACACAACGGCCCTATCTCGTCGTCGGGACCAAGGCAGACCGTCTCTCGAACAACGTTCTGGCGAAGTCGCTTGCAGCCCTGAAACAAGCACACGAGATCGAAGAGATCCTACCCGTCTCAGCCAAAACAGACGCTGGAACCAAGGCGCTCTGGGGACGCCTGATGGCAGTAGCCGAGTAG